The genomic segment AGAAAACCACGGGAAGAGTGTACGCACGGGAAAGGCTTATGTCATCGGACTTGTACATGATAAGCCCTGCAAAGAGGCTGAGGATAGAGGAAAGCACAACGGCATCCTTCGCATCCAGAGCAAGGGTGGAGAGGGATACAACGACTGTGCCTAGACCTGTGCCTGTTATCCCCTTTACCAGCGCCGAAAGAAAACCTGTAAGGATCATGATGATGATTGTGTAAGTCATGGTTCATGATGATTGCACTATCCGCTGAAATAAGCAAGGGTGGTAGATGGTTAAGGGGAAGGTTTCCCCTTGGGATCCCCTTGTGAATCATCGTTGCTTCATTTTTAAGATGGGTTTTTAAGGGGGTTCTAGGGGGAAAGTTTTCCCTAAAAATTTCCCCTAGTCTTTTACTTTACATAATCACTAATTATTTATTTTCGTGCTGAAGCACGAAAATACAAATTTAGTGACTAATTTCTAATAGAAGTATGAAAGCAAAAAAAACGCAGGGAACTTTTTAGGGAACAAAGTTCCCCGCACCCCTCAAAAACCCATCTTGAAGAAAATATTAAGCTTGAGATATAACAAGCTTTCATCTACGAAAGCCTAATGAGTAGCAACCTTCATCGTCAGAATTGAATCAAGTTGGCTCCAGCGTTTACACTCAAGAGAAAACAACGAGAGACGTGAAGAGGTTTTCCAGTTAGATGGCTACTAATAGCCCATAACCAGTTTTGTCACAAACGCTCTTAATCTTCCCCGAATGTTTTACAGCCGAATGAGCTCTTTTGTAACCGCCCGGAAGTTTTGGCCGCACATGATAGGAGAGTGAACCCTGAGTATTGAATACTGGAATGTATGAAATGCGATTAAACTCCTCAGCATCAGCAAAACTTCAGGTGGAAAAAGAGCGAAATTAGGGCACCCCCATCAGCAGGTGATTTATGAACATAAATCACCTGCCATGGGGGCTGGAAAACCCTGAGGGAATAGTTTTGCTTACTTTTGTGAACCAAAAGTAAGTCGTGCTTTAGCACGAAAATACAAATTTAGTGACTAATTTCTAATATTAGCATGTATACTAGAGACTTAAGGGGTGCTTTTTAAGGAACAAACCACCCCTTAACAACCCCTCAAAAACTCCTTTATCTATCTGAATAATTTCCCATCCATGGAAATTATTCTGCTGTTTGAAGGAAGTAACTTCCTTCTCACTTACGCAAATCACACATTTGAGGTTGATACACAACTGGCTTCCAGGGATGGAAGCCTCTGAAGTGAAGAATATGGAGCTACGCTTCATATTCTGTAACGGAAGTAAGCGGAGCGAAGGCTTTGCCAAGCGAAGCGGCAGGGAAATTCTCAGGATGATGAATTTCCCAGATTATTATAGATAAAATTGGTAGCATTTATATAATATTTTGTATTAAGATTTATAAACATCTGCCGATAGTTTGATTGGAGGATTATATCGGATATGCTACTTGAAGCCATAAACGCATCGCTCACAGGCCGCATTACTCCCGCCGGGAGTACATCGTCCACTGCCCGCCCAAAACCTGTTGAACCGATTCAACAGCCCACAAGGGACACAGGGCAGTCTATTGGTGATCGTGTGTCTATATCTCCTGAAGCGAGGAGTATTCAGGCAGCAAAGAAGTCTGAAAACAGTGAATTCTCCACCTACGACAAAAGCGGAAGATCATCCGCCGGAGCAAATCAGGAGCTGACCCAAGAGGAACAGCAGAAGGTAGACGAGCTTAAGAAGCGTGATCAGGAAGTCCGCACCCATGAGATGCAGCACAAAACCGCCGGAGCACCATACACCAGCGGGCCCACCTACGAATACGAGAATGGGCCGGACGGCAAGCGTTACGCAGTGGGCGGTTCCGTTGATATAGACACATCTGAGATTGAGGGTGACCCACAGGCAACCATCGAAAAGGCGCAGAAGATTAAAGCCGCCGCCACAGCTCCTGCAGAGCCATCATCCGAGGACAGAGCCGTAGCCGCAGAGGCGAGCGCCATGGAGATGCGTGCCAAGCAGGATCTCCAGAAGGAGCAAACCGAGAACACAGAAGAAAACTCAAAGACTGGACAGACCAAATCCGGATTCGCACAATACGCCAAAGCGGCCTACGCTGGCACAATGGCGGCATCCCTCAACATATCCGCCTAGCTTGTAAACCAGATAGCAAACCTTACCCATAACGGTACAGTGACAATACTAACCAGTGTTGTGCCCAGAACAACCTTCACGGCGATGTGCGCTCTACCCGTGAAATAGCGTGTAACAGCGATATTCAGCATACCCGCAGGCATGGCGGACTGAACCGCTATGATAATCTTTAGCCCCGGGTCTTCAACAATATACCTTGCCGCAAGAAGGAATATTACAGACAGAACAAACATTCGCAGAACAACAGAACCCGTTATTATCCGCAGGCTCTTCCCCTGACCAAAGGAAGGGAGTGCCTCGCCGAGGGCGAGTCCGCTTATGAAAAGCCCCACAGGGATTGCAATGGAGGCGAAGAAACCGGTGGCGGCGTCAAGGATGTAAGGCTCCCATCCATCACTCCATAGGGCGTTGATAAAAAGGGAGACAATGATCATCTGCAGAGGAGGGCTCTTGAGGATCTTCCATGCATCTGAGGCTGGTGTTCCAGTGAGGATCATGACGCCGAGGGACCAGTACGCCGCATCGATACCCGTGTTAAAGACCAGAAGCTGACCAACTGCCTCGCTCCCATAGAGGGATGCGATGATGGGGATAGTGAAGAAGCCGAAGTTATATACGCCCAGGGAGAAGGAATAGGCCCTCCTATCCACAGTATCCTTTATGCCGAGCACAGGGGCGGCGAACCATGCGACAACGAATCCCAGGGCTATGGTGGCAAACCCCCACAGAGGAAGAAAGGCCGCATCTGCAACGTTCTCCAGCTTTACATTACCCACAACAAAATTGAATATGAGGCAAGGTATAAGGAATCTTATCAACAGTTTAAGAAGGAAGTCCTCAGGCTTTCGCCCCACCCAGCCCTTCAGGCGCATAAAAACACCGGCACCTGCAATGGCGAAATACGGAACTGTTATCAGAAATATATCAAGGTAGGAGGGCATTAACACTTCCCGTCAGGCAGTGTCATGAAATTCCTAGAAGCGTGGCCGCCCGCTGGGCGCTGAGATCCATATGTAGTTTTTGAGCCTGCACACCGAGTTGGAAGCGGGTTGTTTCTGAGGCGAGATTGCTTATCTCCTCTGCAAGGTTAACGCCGGCTAGCCGCTCGTTTGCCTTTGCAAGGTTTATCCCCGCCTGACGCAGTCCGTCTATCTCAGATTCTAGGGCGTTAATCTTCGTTCCGCCGTTAACTCGGGCGGAGTTCAGCTTACCCAGTGCGTTGTCTATCTTAATGAGAGCATTGGGATCCGAAAGATTAAAGTCATCAAGGCCGAGACCTTCGGCATCAGCATCGCCGGCGACGCTGTGACCGTTGAAATCCATATCTCCGGCGGTGTCATCAATGACTGATTTAAGCATGTTTGCCTGGTCAACCAGCATCTTCCTGTCGCTTTCATTGAGAATGGGGTTTTTATATTGGATGGCAAGCTCACGCAGTCTGTAGAGCGTTCCGCCGATATTCTCAAGGACCCCTTCCCTCGTCTGAAGGTAGCTGATGGCGTCCTGGGCGTTTCTCGCCTTTATAAAATTCTCGTTATACTGGGCACTGAGGCGTGAGGACACACCTATATCCGCAGGGCTTTCCCCTGTAGTCAGCCGGTTTCCGGAGGTTATCTTCTCCAGAGTGTCCCCTATCTTGCTGTAGGATCTGTTTATGCTGACCGAAAGACCAGCTGAAACGGGATCCATCATCTCACAACACCCCTCTTTGCAGTAACGTCTATCTATATAATACTCTGCAATCCCCTGCTGATCAAGGTTTTGTTGATTCTATCGGAAACGTTACATCCCCATCCGGCAGTTCATCTTCGCCGAAAACTCTTATCCCGGCTGAGCTGAGAAGGGAGGCTGCAACGCCCATGCCGGAGCATTTAATCCCCGAGAAACTACCATCATATATAAGTCTGCATCCACAGGAGGGGCTACCCTGCTTAAGAAGTGCGGTTTCAATGCCATGTTCCCTGCATCTCTCAAGGGCGAGGCGTGCACCTTTGATAAAGTTTTCAGTAAAATCTTCACCATCGGCGGAACGGACTATGGCTACACCGGAAAGAACAGCTCCGCCTCCACCGCCTCCACAGATCTCAGCGGGCTTCCTGGGTGTGGGGAGTCCTCCCTCAACCTCCGGACAGAAGGGCATGACGCGCTCCTCCTCGATCCATCTGTCGATAACGGCAGACCCAAGAAGGTTGTTCCCTCCGTTATAGCGGACATTCTCGCCCAGCAGGCAAGAGCTTACCAAAATCTTCCTCAAAGGATTTCCTCAAGGATATTCACCGCAGAGCGAACAAATCCGCTGCACTTTATCCTGAGAACACCCGATTCCACAGCCTCTGTCCTGGCTTTTTCATCGGTCATATCAAACCCTACAAGATCGGAGCAGACAAGGCATCCGTTCATTTCCTCAAAGCGCTCTGTGAATCTCTGGACGAGTTCGTAGCATTTCGCCTTCGCCTCTGCATCATCAGCTTGTATGCGTCCCTCTTTGAGCCCGATAACCATAACACCGCCGTTGTATGCACCGCAGGTGTTCCCCTGTGCAGCGACTCCGCCGCCGAAGGGTGTTGCTATTCGAAGCGCATTCAGCTCATCAAGGCCGTATTCTTCACAGAATACCGTTAGTACAGCCTGGGCACAGTTGAAGCCCTCCATAAAGACTTTAACAGCCCTTTCCTCTCTCTCACTCATAATCACTCCTCCTTCTAGTGAGGATTATATCCCTTTCAGCAGTTATTTACAATGACGAGAAGATAGATTCCGAGAAATGTTGACATAAGAGGTTAAACAGTTAATTATTATGAGTATACATGCAAACTACCGTGGAGAATGCGGATGAAGATACTGATAGCGGAAGACAACCCGGTCAACCAAATGGTGACCAAAAAGATTATAGAGAAGCTCGGTGCGGAGGCAAGCATTGCCGGAAACGGTGTAGAGGCTGTGAAAATGGCCGCCGGCACCAGCTTTGATCTGATCCTTATGGATATAAATATGCCCGAGATGAGCGGCATAGAAGCAACACTTGCTCTGAGAGGTAGAGGGTATGACAGGCCCATTTATGCAATGACCGGAGATTCCGGCGAAGAAGCCGAGCAGGAGCTGGAAAGCGCAGGGATTGACGGATTCCTGAGCAAGCCTGTAAACCTGAAAAAACTTGAGGAGACCATTATGAAGTATTCTAACAATAACCAGGAATTCGATGATCCTGAGAAGAGTATAGAGCATGTTATGACCCAGCTCGGGCTTGACAGGGATACGATACAGGAGCTTATGGGCGAGTTTATAAAGGACAGCATGAAGCATCTTGTGCCCCTGAAAACCGCAGTTGATTCCGGCAACCTGAATGTGACAGCCACCGAAGCACACTATATCAAGGGTGCCGCCCGCAATATGGGCGTAAACATAATTGCTGAGAGTGCGGAAAGGCTGGAAAAAACAGCCAAGAGCGAGATGGACGAGAATTACGCAGCCCTTTATGAAGACCTTGAAATTAAGCTGAAAGGGCTTCGGGATAAGGTTGAAAACGGTTAACCCGTACTGCTGAAGTCGATGACGAAAACGGCCCCCTCATCCTCATTGCGGAGGGTGAGCTTCCCATTCATATTTTCCTCGATAATGGTTTTTGACATACTGAGACCTATGCCCGTCCCATTGTTCCCTTTATTGGAGACATAGGGTTCAAAAACTTTTTCGATAATATCTGCCGGAACCCCTCCCCCGTTATCAGCCACTTCAAGGCGGTTTACATTCTCATCCGATACGAACCTGAATTCGATAACGCCGTGGAATACGCCGCCTCCGGCCTTCCTCGCAGCTATGGCATCCTTTGCGTTTGAGATAAGGTTGAGTATAACCTGCTTAAACTCGTTTATCTGCCCCACAACACTGAGATCATTATCCCCTGTTACTCTGGTTTCTATCCCCGCCTGCTCAAGCTGGGGCTTAAGAAGCTTTATAACATCGGAAACGGCTTCATGTACATCGAAGCTCTTAAGCTCCTTGCCGGGCTTAAAGAAGTTCCGGAAGTCGTCCATAGTCTGGTTCATAAACTCAACCTGCTTCATAATATCACCAGCAAGGCTCAACATATCCTCTCGGTTGGGGCTGTCTTCATCAACAAGCTCAGGCATGAACTGAGCGATAAGATAAACGGCGTTAAGCGGCTGTTTCCACTGATGGGCGATAACACTTATCATCTCACCCATACTTGCCATCTTTGACTGCTGGATAAGCATCTGCTCCTGCTTCTCCTGTTTCTCCTCCAGCTCTTTATGCACAGTTATATCCTGAACCGTGGTAACGATAACCTCTTCGCCGTCCGTCATCATTATCTTCGCCAGGGTTGCATTGACAATAATCTGGTTGCCGTCCCGCCTAAGACATGTCCAAGTGGAGGGGAAGCTGTCAATCAAACCGTCTGCAAACTGGGAATAGAGCAGAACACACTGCTCTCTGAGGGACTGAGGGAGCACTATGGAGAAATGCCTCCCCTTGAGCTCCTTCTTTGTATAACCGAAGATACTGCAGTAGCTGTCATTCATGGTTATAAACCTGCCGCTCGGCTCTATGAGGCAGATACCGATGGCTGCGGAGGAGAAGGCGGCTTCCATAATATTATCGCTCCTCTCCTTTTCGCTCTGTAGATTTTTTATCTGGCGCATATCACGAAGAGTAGTTATCGCTGCCTTCCGTCCATCCAGCTCCACAAGGTTCGAGGTAAGCTGGGCATCCACGACGCTCCCATCCCTGGCCCTCAGCTTCGCATTGAAAAGAATGTGCTCCCCTTCGAATATCTCCTTTGCATACTCCTTTATCTTCGGTATCTCGGACTCAATATGGAAATCCTTCGGGCTCATGTTTAAAAGTTCCTCACGTGAATAGCCGAACATGGAACAAACCCTGTCATTGACTTCTGTGAAAGTGCTTGGGATACCGTTTTCGTCAAAGTAGTGGACGATAAGCCCTTCATTGATGGAATTAAAAAGGAACTCATATTTAAGCTCACTCTGCAACCTGTGCTTAACCTCTTCCTCTGCCATGGCGGAAAGCTCTTCATTCATAGATCTTAACGTCCTTTCCAGCTCCTTCTGATCGCTAATATCCACACCGATACAGACAAACCCCTCAAGAATTCCCGAGCTGTTCTCAACCCCTACCCTCACAAAGCGGTACTCACGCTCTCTACCGTTAATATCTACACTGCACTCCCATTCATGATAATCCCGACCCGCAAGCTCTCTGGAGCAAACCGAGGTGTCCATACCAAGCCTTTGGGCAAAGTGAACACCTTTAAGCCCGCCTGTATCTTCAGGGAGCTCCGCAGCGGACTTAGCCGAACTGTTGGCAAATATGATGTTATCTTTTATGTCCGTATAGATCATCAGGAGGGGAGTATTATCCATAATCGTTTTCAGAAGGCGAGACTGGGTGTTAAGCCTCTCCTCCATAATCTTTTTCTCATGAATGTCGGTTACGATGGAAAAAAGATACTTCTCACCGCCAATATCCACAGGGCTCGAATGAACCTCTACATTCCTCAGCTCTCCTTCTGCAAGCCTGTGGGTGAATTCGAAGGTATTAAGTTTATTGTCGAGGGCATTCGCCATAACGAGCATAACGTTCCCTTCAGAACAGTTAATATCGCTGATATTCATGTTTCTCAGCTCTTTAAGAGAATAACCGTAGTATTCAGCTGCGGCTGAATTTGCATCAAATACTTCGCCGGTAAAAGGATTAATGAGGAGCATGACGGCGCTGTGCCCATAAAACAGATTGCGAAAATGCCGCTCACTCTCGGCTATTGTCTCGAAGCGTTCCTCCTCGCCTGTTATATCCGTAAATGAAACAGCCGTTAAATCATCCTCGCCATAGAAATCGGCGATATCGATGAGAAATACCCGTTCCTCGCCGCTACGGGAGTCTTTCATAACAGCCTTGCTCTCCCTGCCCATCTCCTTGTTCTGGATTACCTTGTTCGTCCATTCCCGAAGATTGTTTCCATGGATATAGCCCTCCTTTTCAAGAAAGAACTCGCAGATGCAGTCATGTTCGCTTTTAAAGGTTTCCTCATCATCATAGCCCAGGAATTCGAGCACGCGCCTGTTACAGCTGAGCATCTCTGCTCCGTCAGTAACAGTAACCATATTCGGCTGCATATCAAGCATCCGGAACTTTATCTTCTGTTCGGCTCGAAGCCTCCTCAGCGTTCTGCTTCGGTCATACACCAGATAAATGGTGATTAAGAGCATACCTGCTGTAAAGATAATAACCAGGATAGTTTTCTTGTGGGATCTTTCATGGGCAACCAGGGAGTCTGTACTATTGCGAACCAGCTCTTCCCAAACCACAATCTCTGCATTTTCAAGACAGTTGGAGGAATAATCCGTAAGATCAAAGAAACGACGCCTGGTATCAGTTGTATATACAAGGTTTTTGTCATTCAGCCGATTTTCAAGCTCTGCTATACTGTTCTTCAGTATATCAACACATTCAAAATCGCTTGTGCCTGCAAGGTTCAGATAACCCAAAGCCCTTCCCAGCTTATTGATGGCGGTATCGAGATAGTAGCTCCGGGGGTTTGAGAGACCGCTTTCATAAAATGAATAAGACTCGCCGATAAGTGACTTAGCATAAAGAAGATACCTGCTTTCCTCCTTCGTGTTAAAATCCACAGCATGCAAGTTTATATATTGGGAATTGATCCTTAAAAGGATTAGGGCAAGAACAGCAAAAAGAAGTGCAACAGGTAAGATTCTTCGCAGCTTCACAATACACCCTTGGTATGAATCATCACTTAATGAGTTACGATAGAGTAAGTCTTTACATAAATACTATTACATATAGGAGAGCTTTTCAATATCAGTAATAGAGGAAAACCTTTAATCAGTAGCAGTTATGATTTAGCGGAGGAATCTGGTCAAAATTTGATTATTCTGCGATGGAGAGAGGAAAAAAGGCCTGCGGTTATGCCAAACAGATCGGCTGTTCCTCCCATTGTCAGATTGATTGCCTTAAACTTTTCATTCATATCAATAAGTTCGTTGAATGGTACATCGCCCCTTTCCAGGAGTGCCCCTAGCCTGAAGCCGGAGTTTCTTAGGGTGGTGAGCCCCTCGATACCGCATCTTTTCACAGCGGTACTGTCCTCGGTTACACTCATCAGCTTAGCCAAACAGTGGAATGCGGCCAAGGGGTAGTTGTCAGTTTCCTCGTATACGCTGAACATAACGGGTAGAGCTTTATCTAAAACCGTGGGAAGACCGTTTAGGCACTCCCCCCTGATACCCCCTATTCCAGCCTCCTTCCTCACAGCTGCCCCGCAGGAACCGGGCTCACGCTCATCCTTAAAAAGTGATGCAGAGGCCTCGGCGCATCTTTCTGACAGTTCACAAAGGGAAGGGATACCGGAACATCTGGAATAAGCATCCGTCAGAAGCCCCATGAGGAAGATAAAGCCCTTGTGGGTATTCGTTCCAAGGAGGCTCATCATCCGCTCCTCCGCCCTTATTCCCGCCTGAACCATATCATCAAGGCTTTTCGCCGATACGAGTTCTGCCCTGTACTCCTCAAGGAGACAAATGGAGCGAGACATATTCACAAGGTTGAGATCCTCATGGGAACCGGAATCGAGCAGATCCACTAGCCCCGGCTTCGGGGTAAGATAAAGCTCGGTCCTCGCACCTTGAACTATGTGTGCAAGAAAACTGCTAAGCTGTTCTTTATGCGATTCTTTCGGCTCTTTTATTAAGGAGTTCAAGGGCAGCCTCCGCAACCTCATCTATACTGTGCCTCTTCAGCCGCATGCACTCTTTGGCGGGCTCACTGCATACAAGACACCTTCGCTCCGGCTTTGCAACGGCGCTCCTGCTCACTATGCCGTCGCTGGTGTATATATCTATATCCAGAAGCCTGTGCTCTGCGATAGATTCCTCAATGAACATCATGCTGTTCTTGGCCCCATATGGGTCGCCGAAGCCCGAGTAAACCTTGAACGGCCCCAGCGCATCCTCCATGGAGCAATCCTTCTTAAGCCCCACAGGGAGGGACTCCACCAAAGCCGCCCCGTTTTTTGCCAGCTCCGCCGCACCCGGTGGCATCTTCACCACACCGGGGATATTCATGGAGAGCGTTACTATAAACGCCCTCCCCTCACGGGCTGGCCTCCCTGCAAAACGTTCAAGGGAGTTGCGCAGGCACATGTCTATACGTTTCTGCCTGTCATCACGACAGGCGAGGATGCTATTCCTTAACCCGTCGTACTGCATCTATGATACTTCCATCTCTGTATTCAATAACTGCGGCCACATCGTCCTCGAACTCCAGCGGTCTGGGAACGCCTGTTATAGCCTGTATCTCATTCTTTAGCTGAACGATATCCTTAACGGGGAAACGTCTCTTCTCAAGCTCACGCCTCAGTTCCGCCTGACGCTCGTTCACAGCTATACCCCGCTCGGTGATGATAACATCAACGGTTTCTCCAGGTGTGGTAACGGTGGTGACACTGTCCGTAACTATGGGAAGCCTTCCTCTAATGGAGGGAGCTGTAATAATGGATAGCTTTGCGCCGCTGGCCGTGTCGCTGTGTCCGCCGGTGTTATGCAGAAGGTAGCCGCTCGATTCGGTGTTCACGTTCACGTTGAAGTCAACATCCACCTCGGTTGCACCGAGGATAACAGCATCGAGCCTGTCCACAACGCATCCAGCGTTAAAGGGGTTCGCATACATATCCGCACTCATCTCGATATGGTTTATGTTGCGCCCTATGGAATCCACAGCCTTCAGGTCGAAGCACTGTACATCGAAGAGGGTTTCGAATATCCCCTCCTCCAGCATATCAACGAAGTATCCTGTTATGCCGCCGGAGCCGAAGCTCCCCTTTATGTCATCATTCTTCATAATTCTGCGAACATTCTCCGCAACGGCAAGTGATATGCCGCCGCTTCCGGTCTGGAAACTGAAACCGTCTTTGATAAGTCCAGAAGCTTCGATAACCCCTGCGGCGTATTTCGCAATCTGCAAACCAACAGGGTCGGTGGTCACTCTCGTTGTGGTGGATACGATCTTTGATGGATCGCCGAGGGTATCCACAACAACAACGTGGTCCACCTCGGTCTCTGCGATGCTGATAGGGTGACAAGGATACGGGACGAGGTTATCGGTAACTGCGATTACCTTGTCCGCATATAGTGCATCGGTATGGGCATAACCAAGGCTTCCGCAAGCGGAAGGTCCGTGGTATCCGTTCATGTTGCCGAATTCGTCGCATGAGGGTGCGCCTATGAAGGCAACATCTATCTTTATCTCCCGGTTCATAACCGCTCTGGCACGTCCGCCGTGGGTACGAACCACAACGGGTGAATCTATCTCCCCCTTGGAGAGTGCCTCACCTATTGGTCCATTCACACCGCACTCGAAACCCGTTATCACACCCTCTTTTATGTAGGGTATCAGACCTGCATGCACAGGGTGGATGGAGCTTGAGGCTATCTTGATGTCTTTTATACCGAGGGAGGCTATCTCCTCCACCACCTGCATGAGAACATGGTCGCCGTTACGCAGATGGTGGTGGGTGGCGATGGTCATTCCGTCCTTAAGGCCGGAGGCCTCCACAGCCTCC from the Limisalsivibrio acetivorans genome contains:
- a CDS encoding putative metalloprotease CJM1_0395 family protein, which codes for MLLEAINASLTGRITPAGSTSSTARPKPVEPIQQPTRDTGQSIGDRVSISPEARSIQAAKKSENSEFSTYDKSGRSSAGANQELTQEEQQKVDELKKRDQEVRTHEMQHKTAGAPYTSGPTYEYENGPDGKRYAVGGSVDIDTSEIEGDPQATIEKAQKIKAAATAPAEPSSEDRAVAAEASAMEMRAKQDLQKEQTENTEENSKTGQTKSGFAQYAKAAYAGTMAASLNISA
- a CDS encoding AEC family transporter, with the protein product MPSYLDIFLITVPYFAIAGAGVFMRLKGWVGRKPEDFLLKLLIRFLIPCLIFNFVVGNVKLENVADAAFLPLWGFATIALGFVVAWFAAPVLGIKDTVDRRAYSFSLGVYNFGFFTIPIIASLYGSEAVGQLLVFNTGIDAAYWSLGVMILTGTPASDAWKILKSPPLQMIIVSLFINALWSDGWEPYILDAATGFFASIAIPVGLFISGLALGEALPSFGQGKSLRIITGSVVLRMFVLSVIFLLAARYIVEDPGLKIIIAVQSAMPAGMLNIAVTRYFTGRAHIAVKVVLGTTLVSIVTVPLWVRFAIWFTS
- a CDS encoding flagellin, translating into MDPVSAGLSVSINRSYSKIGDTLEKITSGNRLTTGESPADIGVSSRLSAQYNENFIKARNAQDAISYLQTREGVLENIGGTLYRLRELAIQYKNPILNESDRKMLVDQANMLKSVIDDTAGDMDFNGHSVAGDADAEGLGLDDFNLSDPNALIKIDNALGKLNSARVNGGTKINALESEIDGLRQAGINLAKANERLAGVNLAEEISNLASETTRFQLGVQAQKLHMDLSAQRAATLLGIS
- a CDS encoding DUF523 domain-containing protein codes for the protein MRKILVSSCLLGENVRYNGGNNLLGSAVIDRWIEEERVMPFCPEVEGGLPTPRKPAEICGGGGGGAVLSGVAIVRSADGEDFTENFIKGARLALERCREHGIETALLKQGSPSCGCRLIYDGSFSGIKCSGMGVAASLLSSAGIRVFGEDELPDGDVTFPIESTKP
- a CDS encoding C-GCAxxG-C-C family protein → MSEREERAVKVFMEGFNCAQAVLTVFCEEYGLDELNALRIATPFGGGVAAQGNTCGAYNGGVMVIGLKEGRIQADDAEAKAKCYELVQRFTERFEEMNGCLVCSDLVGFDMTDEKARTEAVESGVLRIKCSGFVRSAVNILEEIL
- a CDS encoding response regulator, coding for MKILIAEDNPVNQMVTKKIIEKLGAEASIAGNGVEAVKMAAGTSFDLILMDINMPEMSGIEATLALRGRGYDRPIYAMTGDSGEEAEQELESAGIDGFLSKPVNLKKLEETIMKYSNNNQEFDDPEKSIEHVMTQLGLDRDTIQELMGEFIKDSMKHLVPLKTAVDSGNLNVTATEAHYIKGAARNMGVNIIAESAERLEKTAKSEMDENYAALYEDLEIKLKGLRDKVENG
- a CDS encoding PAS domain-containing sensor histidine kinase, whose product is MDFNTKEESRYLLYAKSLIGESYSFYESGLSNPRSYYLDTAINKLGRALGYLNLAGTSDFECVDILKNSIAELENRLNDKNLVYTTDTRRRFFDLTDYSSNCLENAEIVVWEELVRNSTDSLVAHERSHKKTILVIIFTAGMLLITIYLVYDRSRTLRRLRAEQKIKFRMLDMQPNMVTVTDGAEMLSCNRRVLEFLGYDDEETFKSEHDCICEFFLEKEGYIHGNNLREWTNKVIQNKEMGRESKAVMKDSRSGEERVFLIDIADFYGEDDLTAVSFTDITGEEERFETIAESERHFRNLFYGHSAVMLLINPFTGEVFDANSAAAEYYGYSLKELRNMNISDINCSEGNVMLVMANALDNKLNTFEFTHRLAEGELRNVEVHSSPVDIGGEKYLFSIVTDIHEKKIMEERLNTQSRLLKTIMDNTPLLMIYTDIKDNIIFANSSAKSAAELPEDTGGLKGVHFAQRLGMDTSVCSRELAGRDYHEWECSVDINGREREYRFVRVGVENSSGILEGFVCIGVDISDQKELERTLRSMNEELSAMAEEEVKHRLQSELKYEFLFNSINEGLIVHYFDENGIPSTFTEVNDRVCSMFGYSREELLNMSPKDFHIESEIPKIKEYAKEIFEGEHILFNAKLRARDGSVVDAQLTSNLVELDGRKAAITTLRDMRQIKNLQSEKERSDNIMEAAFSSAAIGICLIEPSGRFITMNDSYCSIFGYTKKELKGRHFSIVLPQSLREQCVLLYSQFADGLIDSFPSTWTCLRRDGNQIIVNATLAKIMMTDGEEVIVTTVQDITVHKELEEKQEKQEQMLIQQSKMASMGEMISVIAHQWKQPLNAVYLIAQFMPELVDEDSPNREDMLSLAGDIMKQVEFMNQTMDDFRNFFKPGKELKSFDVHEAVSDVIKLLKPQLEQAGIETRVTGDNDLSVVGQINEFKQVILNLISNAKDAIAARKAGGGVFHGVIEFRFVSDENVNRLEVADNGGGVPADIIEKVFEPYVSNKGNNGTGIGLSMSKTIIEENMNGKLTLRNEDEGAVFVIDFSSTG
- a CDS encoding triphosphoribosyl-dephospho-CoA synthase is translated as MNSLIKEPKESHKEQLSSFLAHIVQGARTELYLTPKPGLVDLLDSGSHEDLNLVNMSRSICLLEEYRAELVSAKSLDDMVQAGIRAEERMMSLLGTNTHKGFIFLMGLLTDAYSRCSGIPSLCELSERCAEASASLFKDEREPGSCGAAVRKEAGIGGIRGECLNGLPTVLDKALPVMFSVYEETDNYPLAAFHCLAKLMSVTEDSTAVKRCGIEGLTTLRNSGFRLGALLERGDVPFNELIDMNEKFKAINLTMGGTADLFGITAGLFSSLHRRIIKF
- a CDS encoding citrate lyase holo-[acyl-carrier protein] synthase; protein product: MQYDGLRNSILACRDDRQKRIDMCLRNSLERFAGRPAREGRAFIVTLSMNIPGVVKMPPGAAELAKNGAALVESLPVGLKKDCSMEDALGPFKVYSGFGDPYGAKNSMMFIEESIAEHRLLDIDIYTSDGIVSRSAVAKPERRCLVCSEPAKECMRLKRHSIDEVAEAALELLNKRAERIA
- the citF gene encoding citrate lyase subunit alpha; protein product: MIKNSLGRYIPENFAGRKSIPFQGVGKVIPSGDRATRKLRYSYGRPNKMLSSIREAVEASGLKDGMTIATHHHLRNGDHVLMQVVEEIASLGIKDIKIASSSIHPVHAGLIPYIKEGVITGFECGVNGPIGEALSKGEIDSPVVVRTHGGRARAVMNREIKIDVAFIGAPSCDEFGNMNGYHGPSACGSLGYAHTDALYADKVIAVTDNLVPYPCHPISIAETEVDHVVVVDTLGDPSKIVSTTTRVTTDPVGLQIAKYAAGVIEASGLIKDGFSFQTGSGGISLAVAENVRRIMKNDDIKGSFGSGGITGYFVDMLEEGIFETLFDVQCFDLKAVDSIGRNINHIEMSADMYANPFNAGCVVDRLDAVILGATEVDVDFNVNVNTESSGYLLHNTGGHSDTASGAKLSIITAPSIRGRLPIVTDSVTTVTTPGETVDVIITERGIAVNERQAELRRELEKRRFPVKDIVQLKNEIQAITGVPRPLEFEDDVAAVIEYRDGSIIDAVRRVKE